From the genome of Triticum aestivum cultivar Chinese Spring chromosome 1A, IWGSC CS RefSeq v2.1, whole genome shotgun sequence:
ttggtgaccgaatgttgttcggagtcccggatgagatcatggacataacgaggagtctcgaaatgatcgagaggtaaagattcatgtaTAGGACTAtagtattcagacatcggaaagtgttccgagggtaccgggtacgtatcgggtcaccggaaggggttccgggcacccccccggcaaagatatgggccatattgggccaagggcgggacataccagcccctagtgggctggtgtgccccatataggccgaataggaggagaaggaaggaggggaacagagaaaggaaagggaaggattcggcctcccccttcacttctcccccccccccccccccctctctctttccttccccctccgacacttatggaaggggggaggccgacttgtcgGGGGTGCCCAAGTAGAATTACTCCtgcttggggcgccccttgctttccctctccctctcccacctatatatatagagTAACACTATTTTAATTTCagaattagaataactatttggatcacgggGCGCCCTACACTATTTCCACCTATATATGCGTCTAGCGGATCCTCCCGAACTCCCGAAGTGTCAGCGACAAATAAAAAATCAGGACCCACCGGTCCACCACCTTCCCCGATCCCTCCACCAACCATGACAACCTCCCCGATCCAACGACCGGACCGCCGCCTACTCTCGATACCCACACGCCGCCGCCGGCAGTGGATCCGATGCGTCGCCGCCTGCCCTAGAtccccacgcgccgccgccggccctggCAACCTCTCACGCGCCTCCATCACTGCTGCCGCTCATCCTCCCCATGCCCGACCAACCACCGGCGCAGCCCCGCGCGCTCCGCCGCGGATCCAACTGCCTCCGCCCACCTGCACCCCGCGCACGGCGCCGCAGATTCCACCACCGCCTGATTGCCTTGTCCCGCCAGCAAACTCCGTCGGACTGCTCCCGAGCTCTGCCGCCCTTCTCCACATGACCCGCCGGCCCCCTGCACCAGCGCCCCTGATCCCCGAAGCCACCGCCCAGGAGCATTGTGCCATTGGCAACGTTTGTAGTACAACACACCATGCTCCTCAACTCTGGCCTCTGCACCTCCTGGCTTGGCATCCCTCCCGCGTGAACTTCTCTGGCGCCTCTGACCGACCTTCCCGTCGTCTCATCCTTGAATCTGTGAACCACTGTTTCCGGATCAACTCTACTCCTTCAAGCGACAGGTAACTCTCATGTTTGTTTCTACAATATTGTTTGCAATTCAATATTGTTCGTATGGATGCCTCTCTGCTGTTCAACTTAGTATTTTTTAAAAAGAACCATGAACGATTGGGTCTGTATCTGCATAAAGAGAATCCTTTCTGAGTTTTGATTCGATGATTCATTCATATATTGTTATAAAGAAGAATTAACCATGTGATGAACTAAGATTTACGTGCTAATAAGTGTGTTCATGCACTGGTGTGTGCGTGCGCCCAAGGATCTTTCTGAACTTCTTTTGTCTACAAACAGATTCAGCAATCACAAATCCTAATGTGCAGTTGATCTTGTGTGTGTATTTTGTCCTTCAGAGCAGTTTTCTTTTGGTGTTCATGACACCTATTCCCATATTCATCTAACTAGCTAAGTTGTTTGATTAGACTGATGAATAACTAAATCGACAAATCAACCAACAATTCTAGAGCTGCAATGCGCCAACAATCATGTCCATTAATCAGGAAGGTTGATGCTTCATTTATACAGGGGACTTGTTAACTGAACTTAAATGTTGACTGATTGAATTGCAGGGACCGTGGAGCCAGCACTATGGCATCACAAAAAATGGAAATAGTGCAGGCATGTGTTTCTGAGGATTCGGCAAATTTCATGTAAAAGTTAAATTTTGAGACGTTTAGAGGATAGTACGATGCGCTCCAGCTACGGGCTCATCGCAAGTGGAAGGCAGCGCCATCCATAGGGAGGGACAGCGCCGGGGAGAGCAGCACGGCGACAGTCACGAAGGCCAGAACGTGCAGGAGACGCTCCGGCAAGAGGTCATGCTCGCCGTCGGCCTCCTCCGCATCTTCGTCCACGAATGTTTCCTGCAGGGCTGCGACGTGTCCGTGTACCTCAAGGGCAGCGGCATGGAGCAGGCCATGGGACCCAACACCACGATGTAGGCGCGGGCACTACAGCTCGTGGAGGACATCCACGCCAAGGTGCATGCGACCTGTGACGCCACCATGTCGTGCGCTAACATCTCAGCGCTCGCCACCCGCGACGCCGTCATGCTCTAAGGCGGGCCCAACTACCTCAGCTGCAGGTTCATCTTCTTGCAGGCTTGTACTTTCACTCCCTCGGCAGCACCAAGATGTTCACTCCCTCAGCAGCCCAGGTCCCACTGCTTGAGCGCCCCGACAAGGCCCAGGTTCATCTTCTTGCAGGCTCGTACTTTCGATTCCATACTGTCCGTATTTTGCACCCAATTTATTCAGAGATATGGTCAATGATGACTGCCATGCTATGCAACTGAAAGTTAGGCAAGGCAAAAATTGTACTATGAAACACACTCACGCGGGTAAGATGCCTAACAGAAGCGAAAAATATCATAGATGAGAAAAACATTCTCTATCTTTGGCAAGATTTAGCTGTGCTAGGTCCGAACTTGTTTGTATTTGCATATAAAACTTAATGTGAATTTGTTCTTCTACTTCTGCAGAATGGacgacaacattatgtgaaaactTATGGAAAAATGCAATGATGGTGATGAACTACACTTTTATGATGTATTGTGAAAAATGGTTTGATAGTGATGGATGAATGAATGAAAATTGATTTTGTTTGTGGTTGCTGCATCTGGGAGTCGAAAGGCGCCGGTTCTTTGTGCCAGATCCTTGACCGAAAACTGACTAGGTGTGTTCATGCTAGTTCATGCCCTGTTTCTTCTTATTCTATGTTCTAATTTTGGTTTAAAAAGTATGTGCATGTTGACGAGAGACAATATGTATGAAGAAGTTCATGTATTACTACACACAAAAAAGATTGCATacctctttttctctctctcccaTGTGCGCGCACAAGTGTGTTTAAGCACTACATACAGATCCATCAAAAAAAGATTGCACTTCTAAATTATTATTCTTATTTTAGCTAAATGAAAAAGACCAGTCGTTCACCTTTATTTTGTTTTGGAGCATGTTTGTTTATTTTGGGTGGGGGTCTGTTTGCTGCTGGAGCTAAATGAAAAAGACCAGTTGTTCCCCTTTATTTTCGTTGGGTACTCCTTCAATTCGACATCATCTTGTGCCATGTAGTCTACTGAAGGTGCAGCAACATCAACATTTCTTCTCGCGGCTATTTTTTCCCTGAGTTTTTCTACTACAGACAACCATCGAGCACTTTagagaagtcatcaaaaacaaattTCGCCTGTTCCTACAAAAATCTGGAAGCTCAATTAAGATTGCGTGGATACAAACATATGATCTTCTTGGTTACTAAA
Proteins encoded in this window:
- the LOC123044790 gene encoding sulfated surface glycoprotein 185-like, whose product is MTTSPIQRPDRRLLSIPTRRRRQWIRCVAACPRSPRAAAGPGNLSRASITAAAHPPHARPTTGAAPRAPPRIQLPPPTCTPRTAPQIPPPPDCLVPPANSVGLLPSSAALLHMTRRPPAPAPLIPEATAQEHCAIGNVCSTTHHAPQLWPLHLLAWHPSRVNFSGASDRPSRRLILESVNHCFRINSTPSSDRDRGASTMASQKMEIVQACVSEDSANFM